One part of the Candidatus Babeliaceae bacterium genome encodes these proteins:
- a CDS encoding AAA family ATPase has product TSLARWSHGTLEENYKWLVDYNKRGAGVFVMAQAGNGDGRNNKSVEKIRCVFNENDGHIPKKMPIEPNIVVETSPGKAHYYFLCEDIEKDEFTGIETRLIDDYGSDPNAKDLARVLRLPGFYHNKKRPHLVKISHESGSLPYSRDAIIKAFPPVLNGHKKESGNQQVDVVTDKLIDDLRSALKYLNSDGYDPWIDSGLALKSLGDKGCVLWLEHGSTSDKFSLTEALEKWNTFKPNDITYKSIFHDAYAKGWDGNKKVVETVKIDDSRKWLDGDEMALSSKPPVFLINNILESKSNGLLAGSSGSFKSFFALKIAHSICTGNDFFGNRVFDTGKVLYICGEGINALERRLNALVIVEGSFNGNIKVLNKPLFIDNIAEMDWLKKSIDSIKPVLVIFDTFSSLATSVKENVNEEVARALRMVSDCCYDAGASSIIVHHYGKDTERGSRGASAFSSNVDFEIGMKRIPETYEAIVSCKKSKDGELFKDMQIKAHIVDLGHFKQDGSPSTSLILKSSDCEDILTSKQRLAYDAIRDMVSNSGYEHNKRLCVSIDMLRSLLNDLYINEINKYVSTKRVIETLLKTEFLHCENGHYFL; this is encoded by the coding sequence ACATCATTAGCAAGGTGGTCACACGGAACGTTAGAGGAAAATTATAAGTGGCTGGTAGATTACAATAAAAGAGGTGCAGGCGTATTTGTCATGGCTCAAGCTGGCAATGGGGATGGAAGAAATAATAAATCTGTTGAAAAAATACGTTGTGTTTTTAATGAGAATGATGGGCATATACCTAAAAAAATGCCAATTGAGCCTAATATTGTAGTTGAGACAAGCCCAGGCAAGGCACATTATTATTTCTTGTGTGAAGACATAGAAAAAGATGAATTTACAGGCATTGAAACACGGCTAATAGACGACTATGGAAGTGACCCAAACGCTAAAGACTTGGCCAGGGTATTGCGTCTTCCCGGTTTTTATCATAATAAAAAAAGACCGCATCTTGTTAAAATATCTCATGAGTCAGGATCGCTACCCTATTCAAGAGATGCAATAATCAAAGCATTCCCACCAGTCTTAAACGGACATAAAAAAGAATCCGGCAACCAGCAAGTTGATGTTGTAACAGACAAATTAATTGATGACTTGCGATCAGCTCTTAAATATTTAAATTCCGATGGCTATGACCCTTGGATAGATTCAGGATTGGCTTTAAAATCTCTTGGAGATAAGGGTTGTGTTTTGTGGCTGGAACATGGAAGCACATCAGATAAGTTTTCTCTTACTGAGGCATTAGAAAAATGGAATACATTTAAACCGAATGATATAACCTACAAGTCAATATTTCATGATGCTTATGCTAAAGGATGGGATGGAAATAAAAAGGTAGTAGAGACAGTTAAAATTGATGACTCAAGGAAATGGCTTGATGGCGATGAGATGGCATTATCGTCTAAACCGCCAGTTTTTCTTATAAATAATATTTTAGAATCAAAATCTAATGGGTTATTGGCTGGTAGTAGTGGATCATTTAAATCATTTTTTGCTTTAAAAATAGCTCATTCTATTTGTACTGGTAATGATTTTTTTGGGAATAGGGTATTTGATACTGGAAAGGTTCTTTATATCTGTGGCGAGGGTATTAACGCATTAGAACGGCGTTTAAATGCGTTAGTAATTGTTGAAGGCTCTTTTAATGGGAATATAAAGGTACTAAATAAGCCTTTATTTATTGATAATATAGCTGAGATGGATTGGTTAAAAAAATCTATAGATTCAATAAAGCCTGTTTTGGTTATATTTGATACATTTAGCAGTTTGGCTACAAGTGTTAAGGAGAATGTTAACGAAGAGGTTGCCAGGGCTTTGAGAATGGTAAGTGATTGCTGTTATGATGCGGGGGCAAGTTCAATTATCGTTCATCACTACGGCAAAGACACAGAGCGCGGGAGTCGTGGTGCTAGTGCTTTCAGTTCTAATGTTGACTTTGAAATAGGGATGAAGCGTATTCCTGAAACCTATGAAGCTATTGTTTCTTGTAAAAAATCAAAAGACGGGGAATTATTCAAGGATATGCAAATTAAGGCTCATATCGTTGATTTAGGGCATTTTAAACAAGACGGTAGCCCATCTACATCGCTTATACTTAAATCTAGCGACTGTGAGGATATTTTAACATCAAAGCAAAGGCTAGCTTATGATGCTATTAGAGACATGGTATCAAACTCTGGTTATGAACATAATAAAAGGCTTTGCGTTAGTATTGATATGTTAAGGTCATTGCTTAATGATTTATATATTAATGAAATAAATAAGTATGTTTCAACTAAGAGAGTTATTGAAACATTACTAAAAACAGAATTTCTTCACTGTGAGAATGGTCATTATTTTTTGTAA